tatccatatccatttaaattttgtccatccatatccatatccgtttaatttcagttcatccatccatatccatatccaatggattaagcgggttaatggatatccattgaatattcaaaaaaaaatattataatattttctaatatgtGATTAAAATAATACGTTATATAACAAAAACTTATATAATGTGGTATAATTAAAATCTATCCATAAGAACGTGTAATATTGTTGAAAATATAACACAATCTGTTAAACTTATTATTAAACAAAGACTATGAAAAATTAAATGCATAATTTgtatgcattttttttttttttttgaaagcaactttttaataaaataaaCAAAATTACAAAGTGGTGAGCATAGGGATTACTCACACGAAAATATGACTCGAATCTACACAAAAAACCTATATTTACAATGATacaacacaacttaaatttaattttACAAGGCTACTTCAACTCAACCCGGATCCCGATTATTTACATACGGGAAATATAACGTGTTAGGATGGAGTAATCATTGGTGCCAATCAATATGTTTAAGTCTCGATCGGTTATTAATCCACTCATACGTTTTGACTTGAATTTCACTCACCACTTTTGACGATGCCAAATTATCATTCTTAAAGACTTTAAGATTTCGATTCTTCCAAATTAGATACCCTGTAACCCATTCCATGACTTGCCATATATCCTTGTAAATACCCGATAGCCCACTTATACTCAAACTTAGAAATGAATTTGCAATGATTTTGTTCCTCGGCATTGATGCAGCCCACCATTTGAAAATGCCTTCCCAAATATCTTTTGCATGTGTACAATCCACGATAGCATGTACACGGTTTCCGGCACGCTACCACAAATTGGACGTAACGTTGAATCGACCTCGACACCCCGCTTCTCAGGTTGTACTCTAACCGGGATTCTTGACCTCAAGACCCGCCAAATAATATGCCGATTTTTTGTGGCACGAGTTTATTTAGGAGGGTTTCAAGACCGAGAGCATTCCCGACTAGGTAGTGATCATCAATTACCTTCGATATAGATCCCGAAACATATGAATTTGTAACACCACGAACCGCACCCGAACCTAATGATACATTTGAAGATATCTTGTTTTCTAAATTTGTTAGTTCCCCATGTAGTCTACCGGTTAATTCCCTCGACCAATCCCACGTAAAGAACCACGAACCATTGTTGAAACTAACTCGATCAGTGACCTTTGCTTCTTGGTTTGACTCAAGTCGAAATAATCTTGGAAATTCCTCCTTGAGCCGAACATTATTCACCCATGAATCTTCCCAAAAATTAATATCTCTCCCATCCCCAATACGTATCTCGAAAAAAGATTCCAAGTTCATGCCAATCTTGTTCAAATTCGAATTAACTTTAATAATGTTCCACCATGCTGAACGATGCTTGACATACAAAATGTTAGTACCAAAGTGACCCAACCCCCCATCCCTCCCATAGATGCTTTTAATGACCTTGACCCATAACGAGTCTTGTTCGGTTTTAAATCGCCACCACCATTTTCTGAAAAGCGCAAAATTTTTGATTTTAAAGAGCCCACATTTAACCCCCCACTCCATAAGGACTAAGGTATGGTGTCCCATTTAACCCATGAAAGTTTAAAAGAATCACCCGACCCGCCCTAAAAGAACTTACAGCGCAAACTTTCGAGATGGTTGATGACAATAGAGGGAGCACGAAACAGCGAGAAGTAATATAGAGGTAGACTACTTAGAACCGATTTAATGAGGGTTAGCCTTCCACCAAAAGACAATGTTTTTGCTTTCCAATCCGATAATCGCTTTTTGAATTTTTCAACCACCACATTCCATGCATCTTTTCTACACATATTTTGCCCTATAGGCATGCCTAAGTAAGTGAAGGGCAACTTACTTGCACTACACCCAATTTCATTCGCCACTTTTTCAACATCTTTCGACGAGGCCCCAATGCCATACAACGAGCTCTTGGACATGTTCACTTTCAAACCCGACTCCTTCTCAAAACAATTAAgggttttaaaaatatttttatgtttttgCGACCCCATTTCCCAAAAAAGATCGTATCATCCGCGAATTGCAGAGAGTCATTCTAGagctgcgtacatcagagtatgagATCGGATTACTCTTTTTTCCGAAAACCCGAAAAGTGAAAACCTTCTACGTTTATTATATAATTGATACAGATAAGATAAAGATTAATTATTagtgaaaaataaaataaatacataaataagtAATTGATCCATATGTGTTTAGAAGTGATCATGAAATCATCTCCATTGAATAGAGTTTGACTGTTTGTATTGTAACGAAAATAATTTCCTTTTTTTACTTTACCAAAATTTTTGATACCATCATCATCTGTTTTTTCATTGAATATGTTTGTAGTAATAACCCACACCCCACATTCTCCTCGTCCTTATTCTCACTACCATTTTTCCCAAATTTCCAAAAAACACATTGCGTTTTTCTCATTACATTGACAACAAAACATCATCATCAACATTATCCAAAAGAAAACAACGTCATCATTCTCATCTTTAATTCACACTTTTTCGGTTTTTGCTCAAAATTTTGACATTTTCTATTCAACTTTGGTGGTTGAATTTGGTAATACTTTGAGCTATAAATACAAGAATATCATGGAAGATGATAATTCAGATTTAGATCCTGAACTTGAATCCATATATGCAGGTTTTTACATTGTGTTcattttaatttatgtattttaaaaCTATTATTTCGATTTTAGAATATACTGAATTTGCATGTTTTTGTAACTAATTAACAGATATGGATATAATGAAAGAGAGGTTTGGTAAGTTGCTATTAGGTGAGGATATGTCAGGTGGAGGAAAAGGTGTTTCGTCCGCTTTGGCATTGTCGAATGCCATCACGAATCTAGCAGGTAAttaatcgggtaaaatagttagaCTAATATTATTTGAGCCAAATCGATTTTATCGTACATAGTTTCTTAAAATTATGTTTTACAGCTTCTGTATTTGGAGAAATATCGCGGTTAGAACCAATGCCACCTGATAGTAAAGCAAGGTGGCGTAAAGAAATCGATTGGTTGTTATCTGTCTCTGATCACATTGTTGAATTTGTGCCTTCCAAGCAAAATACTAACGGCGTAACAATGGAGGTACCTATTTCTTTTGTGTAAATCTGCTTATTCGTACAGATTTATTTTATAAATCTGCtagtaatttttaaaatttgtacAGATAATGGTTACAAGGCAACGGAGCGATGTGCATTTGAATATTCCGGCACTAAAGAAGCTTGATGCAATGCTCATGGTAAGAAATGACCATTTTATTTTTCACAATTATTACTTGCATTTACAAAAAGAAAAAATTGTTGTTTTACTTTTTATGCTTCTTTGTGTGAACATAGGAATGTTTAGATAACTTTAAGGATCAAACTGAGTTCACTTATGCGTCTAAAGATGATGTGTCAAAATCGAAGAAGAAAAGAGAGGATGATAAATGGTGGTTACCGACTCCAAAAGTGCCACCCAACGGTTTATCAGATATTACAAGAAAATGGTTGTTGTTTCAAAAAGACTCGGTGAACCAAGTACTTAAAGCGGCCATGGCTATGAACTCTCACATTCTTACCGAAATGGAAATTCCCGAAAGTTACATTGAGGCCCTCCCCAAGGTAAATGTCTCAAAAATTACAACTCCatatttcttttttaaacaaaattACATGTCTCGCCCATGTGGTTTGTATGAAACTGCAACTTTTTTTGCACTCCTCGTCCTCATGTTTCATTTTTGTGCACGGATCGTCCCTCTGGCTGACATTTGTTAGTTTTTTTAGTTAAGTCTAGTCATGTGAGGGTAACAATCGTCATCCAGAGGGATGATCCATGCGAAACAATGAAACCATAAAGACGAGGAATGCAAAATAAGTTAAGGGACTCGGAGTGCAATTTTATACAATCCATAGAGACGAGTTGTGTTATTTTGTCTTCTTTTTACTATTAGTAAGAAAATGAAAGGATGTTTATGCTTGACACTAGTGTTTATGCTTGACATAGTTCTATTGTATGCTTACGAATTATGAGTTGTTGGTGGTTAGATGTTAATGTACCATTACTAAGCCTTAAGGGTTGTCATTAACGAAACCATATCATTGTTATTTTTAGTACACGAATGAGTTGATAATCACATTGTTGGTGTATACTGTGGCAGAATGGGCGTGCAAGCCTAGGAGATTCGATCTATAAAAATATAACTGTTGATCATTTCGATCCAGATAATTTTCTTTCTGCTATGGACCTGTCATCGGAGCTTAAAATTCTTGATCTCAAGAACAGAATCGAGGCATCAATTGTGATATGGAGAAGAAAAATGACGAATAAAGATGGAAAATCGGGATGGGGTTCAAGTGTGAGTATAGAAAAAAGAGAACAATTTGAAGATAGAGCAGAGACAATATTACTTATATTGAAACATCGTTACCCTGGGATCCCACAATCAGCACTCGACATCAGCAAAATCGAAAACAGTCGAGTAAGAAACTTTCACATGTATTTTAACTTACTGAACTAAAATGGGTCACTTTGAGTTATATATTATACTCAACAGGTCAAACAGGTTAAATTTAATCATCTTTCCAGTTTTTGCTCAAAGTAAAACGGGTCAAAAGTTGTCTCAAATTTATTGGAAAAATTCATTTTCTTATGAATGACAATTCAGTTTAATATCTAACAGTCTTAAATaaatgaaatgggtcaaatggattAAAAGTCGCCCAAAATGTAGTTTTAATGCTTAAACTCTGTAAATATGTCTATCAAATACCATATAGTAGTGTTGATGAATTATTATGTTTTACATAGTAATTATTTATATCTGATCAAGTTTCGATAAAGTTGTTTCTGGACAACCTGTTAAAAACTTACCTGTATTGACCCACTGCCTAATCCACCCATTTTGATCTTACCCCAATTGCCATCTCTTATTCAAATACTCATAACCTCCAAAATTGctttatttcaaatgttatatttGTATGTTGTTAGTATTTTACAGATTCATAAAAATGGGCCCACATGTGAACTTAACTTGACTCATATTACAAATTACCCATATTGACCCATTACTCAATTTGCCACACTTACTGATGCAGGATATTGGACATGCCATTCTTGAGAGCTATTCAAGAATACTAGAGAGCTTAGCACACAAAGTGATGTCACGAATTGAAGATGTAATGCATGCAGATAATCTTGTACATAATCCATCAGCAGATCCAAAAAGAAACCCTCTTATTTATTCGGCATCAACAGCATCAGGAAAATTTCCCAATGCAAAAGAAGAGTTAGAAAAGATCAACTTTTCGAATGCACCGACATCAATGACTTTATCTGATTTCATTGGTTGGACTTTAGAACATGAAAAGGAGTCAAAGGATAAATTATCAAACGGAAACGAATCACAACCGTTGACAAAACAATCATCGGCTGCAAACAGCAAGAAACTTACGTATTTAGATAGACTTGAGACTTTAGGAGGAAGAAGTCCATCAACACATAAatgaaataaattaaataaaaattcatTAGATTATAGAAACGAAGTTTTATGTGTAAATATTCAGACGTACATAGAGTCTGTAATTTGTTCGCGTGTAAATATAGGAAGTACGAAAGCGACTTGCGAAAGAAGTGCTAATCTTGTATAACATGCTACATTAACTTTCactttagtaaatgtatatggttATCAAAACTCTCCATAGATTTACTCTAGAGAGAAATCATAACCCAAATCAGTCCTTTCATGGGTCAAAATTACCACCTCTAACATCATCCGGTTGCCAAAAATAGGTTACAGTTTTCATGAACAACTAAACAGATTATTTAGCTGAACATGTTCTATAAACTTTCGTACATGTATCAAAGAAACATACATTTGCGATATCAAATCATTAAAATAGATGATGTTATAACAAAGATAGATAGATTCAAAGCATTATAGATTCAAAGCAAGTTGAGAACTTGCGGGCATAGCTCAATGGTTCACCCCATGTACTTCGTGTCATGGGATagtgagaggtcatgagttcgatccttagggatgacatgattttctttaaaacaattgaacaccaataatggtggtatagtATTGACCCTATAggaaggttttaccggattcgttcacggacctctactcaGGAACACTGCCcgcatggatgtgttcccgggtaccgtcgatcgggttcgggtttccgcccgaacgtgtgtgatacgtgcaaatgatgagggtcgttgaaataaatgatctactgatgccaaaaaaaaaaaaaaaaaaaaaaaaaaaaaataccaacaaGAGTTGATGCTGTTAACAATAAAAgagaaatgaactttgttaatactCCAAAGGATTTACATTTTGAGGTTGTGCTATAAAAGGATTTAAGTTGTACAAACTTAATTATACGTGTCATATAAAAAGATTTAACATTCTGAAATCGTGGTTGTTAGGACTTAAACGTTTCCAAATGTAAAGTGCAAGTATAGTAGGTTTGTTATATCAACAATATAAATTTTTTAACGAGTCATCTCAGTAACGAAGAAATAAAGtaatttaacaacttaaatcgaATAAAATTTGATGTCATTTGAATCGGTTTTACTAGTATATGATTTATGATTCAGTAAAATAAAATTCGATGTAATTCAAATGTCGCAAAAAATATATTTAAAGGGAACGATAATTAAAATAAACCAACGTCTGGAGATGCGGGGGATCGAACCCCGTGCCTCTCGCATGCAAAGCGAGCGCTCTACCATTTGAGCTACATCCCCATTTGAGTTTTTTAAAGTAATTTACGTTAAATGTACAAAAATATTTAGGTGATTATTATTGCTATTCATTTATTATAAATCCGTATCAGAGTGAATTAAAGTGATCCACTTAATTTATGAAGAACTACTCTTGACaatgtatttatttttgttatctttcattttttttttatagagacaGGTATATAATTTGGTTTCTCCAAATTAATCATATTTGATTTTTTTAAGAATATTCAAATTCATATAGTATAGTTTCTGTAGTTTGCTCAAAACACACAGATTGTCCAAATTTCAATTTTTCAGCTGAATAGGCCAGAAGTTTAAACCTTTTACACAGATAGTTCAAATTCTTCACGTACGTTAATCCCCTCTATCAAGTCGTGACATGTGCTTAGCACATGAGGGTATTTCTGACTTTTTATCATTTTATTCCTTTCTCCCTTCTGTTGAATCAAGTTAAACAAACACTGCAAAATACTTAGATATAATGCTTTAAGAAGAAGACACGATTTGCACTAAGAGATGTGCTTTTTCTGGGATATATTAACATGCTGGAAAATGACATATAAATAGAGTTACATTGTAAAAGAAAACCACACCTACTTTACTCCACTACTATTAACTTATTGAAAAGCAAATGAACCACACCAACACCAATATCATGATTAGTGGATCCATGATTTGTTCCACTAACATTAACTTATTAAAAAGTAAAAGCAATAAACAGATAGCTAATCATGacttagacaattgataatgatcaTGCTGAGTTGATGTTGTTATGTTTAACACTCCCCTTCAACATCAACGCTCTTCATTCCTAGTTCGCCACGAAAGTATTCAAATTTATTCCCGGCTAAACTTTTTCTGAACATATCAGCTATCTGATCATTCGTACCAATATGTTCCAATCGAATCTCCTCGTTCAAAACCTTTTCACGTATGAAGTGATAATGCACTTCAACATGTTTCGTCCTTGCATGAAATATAGGATTTTCAGCAAGACGAATTGAGGACATGTTATCACAGTATAACATAACTCCCTCTGACATTTCTTGATGTAATTCAGAAAGCAACTGTGACAACCATGTGCACTCCTGGGCTGCCATTGCAGCTGCTCTATATTCCGCCTCTGTTGTTGATAAAGACATTGTTGGTTGTCGTTTGCTACACCATGAAACTGCCCCTGACCCAAGCATAAATATATATCCAGTAGTAGACCTTCGCGTATCATGATCTCCAGCATAATCCGCGTCACAATACCCAACCAGATCCCCTTCGCCTTTCTTGAATGTAACACCTTGACCAAGTGTACCTTTTACATACCTTAGAATGCGACGAACAGCTTCTAAGTGAGGCTTCTTGGGATTTTGCATATAGCGACTCATCACATTAACAGCAAAAGAAATGTCGGGTCGGGTTAGAGTTAGGTAAATTAAGCTACCTACTAACTATCAGTACATTGTAGCATCTTCAAGATCCTTTCCTTGATGAGCATAAATCTTGAAATTTGATTCCAAAGGTGTTGAGATGGGCTTGCAGTCAACCATGTGACGATCgcttcaaatccatatggacgaacacgtcattcatcgatttcattgtgaggtatttgacctctatatgatacgttttataaacattgcactcttttgaaaaggcaaaccatatatgaatatttaaatcaaaggttttcgacatctgatgatttctacatatagataatcaccgtaaataatagtttacaacagtacttccgttgacaatgcagtcaaaataagatacatggtgatgatttggtgaatgcaacattttcttgaaaaatatgccatgtaagactccttgcatatagcttgtctatcatataagcaaacagcggaagacttctaggaaacctgagaataaacatgctaacaagtgtcaacacaaaggttggtgagttcatagttttagtgtttcgtataatctgtatataaaagtggataacaagatttcagttgtttcatccagaaacgtttatcaaaatattctacaagattgagcaccctggtaactaaacttaacgtatatataatttataccctttgtataatcatcttaataatacacgcaaaccaacgtgtacgtttctcaaatagcatacgtccgtttaaaggctagtgctctagctcggacggggatatcaagccctatggatccatatactactactcgcgcccacccattcttataaccggcagttactagttaccaaagctaagggatttttggttcaaactcagtgtagaatttagtatgtacttgtatccattgtgtttaaaataaagtgcatgtattctcagcccaaaaatatatattgcaaaatcatttaaaaagggagcaaatgaaactcaccttagcagcatataaagtcgttcaccaaaatgtgaccgaaactcggattaccaaataaccgtagatctcaacctagagaacatatgttggtcaataaatgtctatcaagctaggtcaggtcatagtgtatcacaatcctaattctcgagatcgacatacaaaagttatccaaagtcgtttcaaaaagtcaattttgacaatagttcaacaaacgagacgtaccttatataaggattcatttactcggctggtaatatttaaaaatccattttatcaatcttgtaaacaagttgtttaaatcttaattgcagattcaaaagcaatttcaattatcatcaatcataattcagttgataatatcttttaatccgttcatcgaaactattcgatatctaaatgaaaagtcattgatttttcgccagctttccaaaaacatgtatatcatataccttttaccagaaatatatgtatttaattcgtgattcattataaactgtttagcgacaaaatttaacatacaagcatgtatatatatatatatatatatactcgagcactagacatggatacacaattaatatataaaagataaaatatgagtgcttacgtatcagtattgagattcaatattgtaggaaagtacgtagacgtaacggagatgataaacactaggtttgattcacaaatatacccccgaacattacccataacctccttggcaataacccataatttccttagctctatcccgcttgaaaaccattttgaaagtgacacgctcataacctcgtcgtagtattttatgtataatactaattaataatattaataataataagattaataataatattaatcttaataataataaaaataaaataatgttAAGGAGTAAATTAGACAGATAGATAGAGTGATAGATTCAAGTAGCAACGAATTCGATTTATACTCAAATTCTTCCACCGACGGTCCCGCGATGGTGGACTTTTCTTCCTTTCATCTCCGTAATTGCGGAGGTTAAATTtccaatttatgcacgtttgattctaacatgtcgacataatatataatataataatataaatataatataataattaaaataatccgTAACAAGAATCAAAATAAGTTTTAAAAGTCGTATATTTTAAATACTTCAggagtatgttatgtaacttataattaataatttctatcatgtcgttttcatgtgaatagtaaattaattaatttcgtttcatttactattcatatgaatagtaaatgaattaatttcgattcaactaattAAGctgcacgttgttgtacgttgtgctttacaaattgtacatttttaatttaacttcgtttcttaaaaaaaattacaaaaattatatcataaaaataaaacgacttaatacgtaaaaattctaatttgaaatagcatcgtttaatagtaaatttttatcatttcatatataaatcatgacgggttcgagttttaaattataggttgttcgtgaatcgttgagaacaatcgaagggtaattgaatagttcaaaattttgagattcaacttcatagactttgcttatcgtgttagaaacgttaaagattaagtttaaatttggtcagaaatttccgggtcatcacagtacctccccgttaaagaaatttcgtcccgaaatttgagtgaggtcgtcatagctaacaataaaaatgttttcatgacgaatatgagttgataaatagaatttttatcaccgttgaataatatggataaaacaatccaattacttgaagcgtatgagggaagttatcgtaatagagtgaaatatgaattcgtcttatcttttgacgtagtaacgattgatttccagaattcaaggagtaaagaagatctttgtaatctatataagatttgattcttcgatgattaaggaaattaggatttccttgattaaatgcgtaatctgcctcgattgctatgtctgatatttcgctataaattgacctcttctgtttcatttattttcaccactcctataatcttcttccttatttcatacttccaaaagattgtgaaaatgcttcatccagttctgattcttgatatactcctaactttcatatctatcattcttctttttcatctgccgccggaggaatctattcacttttactatactcttagctttatagtgtttttagttatcccgtgtctttacgttgcgatacttattgacatacatggtttgtaatttatgtgtttttatcgggatttatattctctGTTATATTtcaaagcttcatgctttcgttctctttttccgccttcaagtcaagcgaataatggtccagaattcgtaggtatggatttttggatgaacatagttaatgttctgagaaggtaatcgtaatggcacgatcttgatttgtcaaattattagaatatccggaaaagaccgaattatcaagaaatatattttcttgatatatttagaggttaaatagaatgaaagagttatgtaacatgattcatgatgagggtgggatctgtgaacttttatcacgttccattaaaaactcaacatgacttactgtaatataatcacgttgatcaagtgtcattatattatactaattcat
This genomic window from Rutidosis leptorrhynchoides isolate AG116_Rl617_1_P2 chromosome 2, CSIRO_AGI_Rlap_v1, whole genome shotgun sequence contains:
- the LOC139894169 gene encoding rop guanine nucleotide exchange factor 12-like — its product is MEDDNSDLDPELESIYADMDIMKERFGKLLLGEDMSGGGKGVSSALALSNAITNLAASVFGEISRLEPMPPDSKARWRKEIDWLLSVSDHIVEFVPSKQNTNGVTMEIMVTRQRSDVHLNIPALKKLDAMLMECLDNFKDQTEFTYASKDDVSKSKKKREDDKWWLPTPKVPPNGLSDITRKWLLFQKDSVNQVLKAAMAMNSHILTEMEIPESYIEALPKNGRASLGDSIYKNITVDHFDPDNFLSAMDLSSELKILDLKNRIEASIVIWRRKMTNKDGKSGWGSSVSIEKREQFEDRAETILLILKHRYPGIPQSALDISKIENSRDIGHAILESYSRILESLAHKVMSRIEDVMHADNLVHNPSADPKRNPLIYSASTASGKFPNAKEELEKINFSNAPTSMTLSDFIGWTLEHEKESKDKLSNGNESQPLTKQSSAANSKKLTYLDRLETLGGRSPSTHK